A segment of the Opitutia bacterium genome:
CGCCCCCGGCGGGCTCAATGGTTTCTACAGCATCGCCGGCCGGAAGTTCGACGTCGGCCTGCACGCGATGACCAACTTCGTGCCGCCCGGCGTCAAAGGCACGCCGCTCACGAAGCTCCTCCGCCAGCTCCGCATCGACCGCGACGAGTTCGCGCTCTGCCCGCAAAAGCAATCAAAGATCGCCTTCGGCCCGCGCGGCGAAACGGCGCTGCGTTTCACCAACGACTTTGCCGTGCTCGACGCCGAGGTGCGCGAGAAATTCCCGCACGAAGCCGAAGGCTGGAGCCGCCTCGTCCAACTCGTCCGCACCTACGACGACGTGTCGCTCGACGCCCAGCCGCGCTCGGCGCGCGAAGTCGTCGCCCAGCACCTCCGCGACCCACTGCTCACCGACATGATCTTCTGCCCGGTGATGTATTACGGCAGCGCGCAGGAGCGGGACATGGAGTTCGGCCAGTTCGTGATCATGTTCAAGGCGCTCTACCTCGAAGGCTTCGCCCGGCCGCTCGATGGCGTGCGCGTGATCATCCGCGTGCTGCTCGAGAAATTCCGCCAAGCCGGCGGCGAGCGCCGCATGAAGTGCGGCGTCGCCCGCATCGTCGAGCGCGACGGACGCGCCGCTACGCTCATCCTCGACGACGGCTCGGAGATCACCGCCGACCACGTCATCTCGTCAGCCGGCTTCGCCGAGACAATGCGTCTGTGCGAGCCGGCCCGCACCGCCGAGGCGGCCGCAAACACCGGCCAGCTTTCTTACGCGGAAACGATTTCCGTTTTTCAATCCGCGCCGGCGACGTGGGGTTGGGGCGCCGACACGATCATCTTTTTCAATGACTCGCCGCGCTTCGCCTACGAGCGCGCGAGCGAGCCTGTGGACCTCCGCAGCGGCGTCATCTGTTTCCCGAACAACTTCGCGTATCCCGACGGTGCCGACCTGCCCGAGGGCCTCGTCCGCGTCACCTGCCTCGCGAACTTTGACCGGTGGGCAAACCTCCCCGAGGAAGCCTACCAAGCCGGGAAACGCCGCTGGTTCGACGCCATCCAGCGCAGCGCGCGGCGTTTCCTGCCGCCGGTGGACGACGCGGCGCTCGCCGCGCAACTCGTCACCACCGACATGTTCACGCCGCGCACAGTGAAAAAGTTCACCGGCCACCTGAACGGCGCGATCTACGGCGCGCCGCAAAAGATCCGCGACGGCCGCACACACCTGCGCAACCTCTACCTTTGCGGCACCGACCAGGGATTCCTTGGCATCATCGGTGCCATGCTCAGCGGAATCTCCATGGCCAACTACCACGTGCTGCAGGGGAGCGCGAAATAGCGCCGCCTTCCGCCGGGCGCTTGCCTCAACTTCCCGGTTGCCCTGCCTCCGCGCGCACTCTTACTTGGGCCGCTTTCATGGCCTACGACTGGCTCAAAGGAACCCACGATCACTACGACGTCATCGTCATCGGCAGCGGCCTCGGCGGCTTGACCGGCGCCAATGTGCTGGCCAAGTGCGGCCACAAGGTCCTGCTGCTCGAGCACCACTACCAACTCGGCGGCCTCGCGACGTGGTTCACCCGCAAAGGCGGACACATCTTCGACATCTCGCTGCACGGTTTCCCGCACGGCATGATCAAGTCCTGCCGCAAGTATTGGAGCCAGGACATCGCCGACGCCATCGTTCAGCTCAAAGGCGTGCGGTTCATCAACCCGCAGTTCCAGATCGACACGACGTTCGACCGCGACGACTTCACGCGCCAACTGATCGAGACGTTCAAGATCCCCGCCGAGACGGTGGAGCGTTTCTTCACCGACCTGCGCGCGATGAACTTCTACGACAACTCGACCGAGACCACCGGCGAGATGTTCGAGCGCTACTTCCCGGGCCGCGACGACGTGAAGCGACTCCTCATGGAGCCGATCGCCTACGCCAACGGCTCCACGATGAACGACCCCGCGATCACGTTCGGCATCGTGTTCTCGAATTTCATGAGCAAGGGCGTCTTCACGTTCCAAGGCGGCACGAACGTCCTGATCAAGCGCATGGCCGAGGAGCTGAAGAAGAACGGCGTGGAAATCCGCAAGCACGTCCTCGTCGAGAAAATCCTCACCGAGGAAGTCGACGGCCGAAAGCGCGTCTGCGGTGTCGTCGCCAACGGCAAAACCATCCGCTGCGGCGCCGTGCTCTCGAACTCGAACGTCAAGAACACCGTGCTGCGCATGGCGGGCGAGGAGAACTTCACACCCGAGTTCGTCGCCGCCACCAAAGCCGTGCGCGTGAACAGCAGCTCGTGCCAGGTCTACCTCGGCATCAAGAAAGGCGAGACGCTGCCGCACATCGGCGACCTCGTGTTCACGTCCGACGAGCCGAAATTCTCGAGCGAAGCGCTCGTCGGCCTGCACACGACGAGCCGGACGTTCTCGATGTATTACCCTGACACCCGTCCCGGCACCGACCGCTACACCGTCGTCGTGTCGATCAACGCGAAGTATCAGGACTGGGCCGCCCTGTCGGACGACGACTACGCGAAGCACAAGGAGCGCCTCATCGAGGAATCGATCACGTCGCTCGAGCGCTTCATCCCGGACATTCGCGGCAAGATCGAGTGGAAGGAAGCCGCGACGCCGCGCACCGTCGAATACTACACGAAGCACTGGCACGGCACGTCGTTCGGCACGAAGTTCGAGGGCCTGAAAATCTCGATGGACCTGCCGACGCAGCTGCCCGGTCTCTACCACGCCGGCTCAGTCGGCATCATCATGTCGGGCTGGCTCGGCACGATTAACTACGGCGTGATCGTGGCCAACCAGATCGACAAGGCCCTCGCCGCCGCGAAGCGCACCGCCGCCTGATTTCCCCGTGAACGAAGTCGAGCAACTCATCCCGCACCGTCCGCCGTTTCTGTTCGTCGACGCCATCGTGTCCCACGACGGAGAGACCATCGTCACGCGCCGCACTTGGCGCGCCGAGGAGGATTTCTACAAAGGCCACTATCCGGGCGCACCGATCACACCGGGCGTGCTGCTCAGCGAAGCCGTCTTTCAATCCGGCGCCTGTCTCATGGCCAAACTCATGGCGGGCTCGGCCGGGCAGGGCGGCGGCGTTCCTTTGCTCACCAAGGTTTCGGACATCCGTTTCCGTCTGCCGGTTTACCCGGGCGACACCGTGACGATCGAAGTGAAGCGCAAGGAGACCGCCGGCGAGTTTCATTTCCTCACCGGCCTCATGAAATCTGCGGACGGCAAGAAGATCATGAACGTCGATTTCGCCGTCGCGTGGAAGAAACCCGAAGGCCAGGTCACCACGGCATGAGCGATTTCCTCCAAGTCGCGGGCAAAACGTTCCTCGTCCAAGGCGTTGCCAACAAGAAGAGCGTCGCGTGGTTGATCGCGAAATCGCTGGAAGAGCAGGGGGCGCGCGTCGTCTACGCGGTGCGCTCCGAGGCGCGCAGGAAATCCCTCGAAGCCCTGCTCGCCGACCGCCCGGTCTTCGTCTGCGACGTCGAACAGGAGGGCGCGGGCGAGAAACTTGCCGCCGATGTCGCCGCCGCCGGCTTCGCGCCGCTGCACGGCTTGGTTCACTCGATCGCATTCGCGAACTACAGCGAAGGGTTCAAGACGTTCGCCGAGACGAAGCGCGGCGACTTCCTGCAGGCGACCGCCATCTCCGCCTTCTCGCTCGTCGAGCTGACGCGCGCCTTCAAGCCGCACCTCGCGCGCGACGCCTCCGTCGTGACCATCGGCATTTCCTCGCTGCTCGTGACACCCGACAACTACGGCTACATGGGCCCGATCAAAGCCGCGCTGGAATCCTGCGCGCGTTTCCTCGCCAAGTCGCTCAGCGCCGACACCGCCATCCGCGTCAACGTCCTTGGCAGCGGTCCGCTTAAAACGAGCGCTTCGGCTGGCATTCCCGGTTATCTCGAAAGCTATCTCTACGCGGAGAAAATGACCTTCCGCAAACGCGCGCTCGAGACGCAGGAGGTCGCCAACGCCGCGCTCTTTCTCCTCAGCCCGCGCAGCAGTGGCGTGAACGGCACGACGCTGGTCGTGGACGGCGGCCTTGGCTCGAACTACTTCGACAAGGACATCATCCACCTCGCCATGCGGCCGGAGGCACCGAAAGCATGAACCGAGCGCGGCCGCAACATGTAGGAGCCTGCTTGCAGGCGACCACAAATTATCGCCTGCAAGCCGACTCCTCCGGGCCAAAGGCGCATGCCGCAGCCGCATGAAATTCGCGCACGCCTGCATCGAGTCCATCGCCGCGGTCGAGCCGGGCGAAGTCTGGTCGTCAGCCGCCATCGAAGCGCAGCTGAAGCCGATGTATGAACGGCTGCGCCTGCCGGAAGGGCGCCTCGAACTCATGTCCGGCATTCGCGAGCGTCGCATGTGGGCCGCCGGCACGCGGCCTTCCGACGCGAGCGCCGCTGCTGGGCGCAAGCTGCTCGGCATTTCACGAATCCCCGCCGCGAAACTTCAGGTGCTCATGCACAGCGCCGTGTGCCGCGATATGCTCGAACCGGCGACGGCGACCTTCGTGCACCACAAGATGGGCCTCGGCGGCGGCATGCAGGTTTTCGACGTCTCGAACGCCTGCCTCGGTTTCCTTAACGGTCTCGTGCTACTCGGCGGCATGATCGACGCCGGCCAGATTCGCGCAGGCATTGTGGTCTCCGGCGAAAACGGACGCCCGCTCGTCGAGCGCACGATTCAGCACCTGCTCGGCGCCAATCTCGACCGCAACGCGATCAAGCCGTTCTTCGCCAACCTCACCATCGGCTCCGCCGCCGTCGCGGCCGTCGTGTGCCACGAGGACGAGTTGCCCGCCGGCGCGCCGCGGCACCGTCTCGTCGCCGGCGCTGCGCTGGCCGACACGAGCCACAGCGATCTCTGCCAAGGCGACAGCGCGGGCGACGGTCTCTCGATGGAAACCGATTCCGAGCAGCTGCTCATCGCCGGCATCGACGTCGCGCGGCGCACCTGGGCGGACTTCAAGGGCGAGAGCGGCTGGGACGAGGCAACCCCCGACCGCTTCATCTGCCACCAAGTCGGCAGCGCGCATCGCCGCAAGCTCTACGAGACGCTCGGCCTCGATCTCGCGAAGGATTTCTCCTCGTTCGAAACACTCGGCAACACCGGGTCCGCCGCGCTGCCCACGACGCTTGCCCGCGCCGTGGAGCAAGGCGCCGTGCGCGACGGGCAAAAAGTCGCGCTGCTCGGCATCGGCAGCGGCATCAACAGCCTCATGCTCGCGCTCGAGTGGTGATGACGCCCGCCGCACAACTCCCGGACTGGCTGCGGAAACTCTATCCGTTCACGCCGCAACGCTTCGCGACGCCCGCGGGCGAACTGAGCTACGTCGACGAAGGCCCGCGCTCCGACGAAGCGGTCGTGATGGTGCACGGCAATCCGACCTGGTCGTTTTTCTACCGCGACGTCGTGCTCGCGCTGCGCGGCCGGATGCGCTGCATCGTGCCGGATCACCTCGGTTGCGGCCTGAGCGACAAACCGCAGCAATGGGACTACACGCTGCCCAACCACGTCGCGAACCTGCGCGCGCTCCTCGATTCGCTGCAGTTCCGCAAAATTCACCTCGTCGTCCACGACTGGGGCGGGCCGATCGGACTCGGCGCGCTGCTGCCGCAGCCGGAGAAGCTCGGCGGTGTCGCGATTCTCAACACCGCAGCATTCGCCGACACGGTCGTGCCGCTGCGCATCCGGCTCTGCCGCGCGCCGTTGCTCGGTGAGCTGATCGTGCGCGGCGGCAACGGCTTTGCGTGGCCCGCGACGTGGATGGCGGTTTCGCAGCCGCTACCGGGCGACGTGAAGCGCGGTTTTCTTTTCCCCTACGACTCGTGGGCCAACCGCATCGCGACGCACCGTTTCGTCGTCGACATCCCGAGCGGACGCGGCACTGCATCAGACCGCGCGCTCGCAGAGATCGAGTCGCGCCTGCCGCTGCTGCGCGAGCGCGACGTCGCGGTGTTGTGGGGTGCGGATGATTTTTGCTTCAACCGACACTACTTCCGCCGCTGGCGCGAGCTACTGCCCGACGCGCAGCACGAACTGCTCGAAGGCGTCGGCCACTACCTGATCGAGGACGGCGGGAGCAGGGTCGTGCAAAGCATCGCCGCGCACGTGACCGGGGACGCGGGCAACCGGCGCGTGTGACCGCCCCAACTCAACGAACGTCTTAGCCAACACATGGCAAACGCAGCGCCCCATCGTCCGACTGGCACGGGTCACGTCTTCTGGCTTTTCGGACTCTCCGGCGCGGGCAAATCCACGCTCGCCCACGCGCTCGCGAACGACCTGCGACAGGGCGGCCGCAGTGTGCTCGAACTCGACGGAGATCGCTTGCGCTCCGGATTGTGCCGCGGGCTCGGTTTCTCGACCGAAGAGCGGGCCGAAAATCTCCGTCGCGCAGCCGAGGTCGCGAAGCTCGGACTCGATTCGGGACTGTGCGTCGTTGCCGCCTTCATCACGCCGCTGAACGAGAACCGGGCGCTCGTGGCGTCCATCGTCGGGCGGGACGCGCTTTCGTTCGTTTTCGTCGACGCGCCGCTCGACGTCTGCCGGCAACGCGACGTGAAGCACCTCTACGCCGCCGCCGCTCGCGGCGACGTGCAGAAATTCACCGGCGTGAGCGCCGCCTTCGAGCCGTCACCGGACGCCGACCTCCAGGTGCCAAGCGCGCAGGAGAGCGTGGCCGAGAGCAGCGCGCGGCTGCGCGCGTTCGCTTGGGACAAGTTGACAGGAGCGCGATAGCCATGCGTTCGCTGGATCACCTGGAGCTGCTCGAGCACGAAGCCATCTACATCGTGCGCGAGGCGGTGGCGCTCTTCCCGCGACTCGCGCTGCTGTTCTCGGGCGGCAAAGATTCCCTCGTGCTCGCGCACGTCGCCCGCAAGGCTCTGGCGCCGCTCCAGCCCCAGTTCCCGCTGCTGCACATCGACACCGGCCACAATTTCCCGGAGACGCTGGAGTTTCGCGACGCCTACGTGCGCCAGACGGGATGGCGACTGGAAGTCCGGAGCGTCGAGGCCTCGATCGCCGCCGGACGCGTCCAGGCTGACCCCGCGCCGCACGCGAGTCGCAATCACCTGCAGTCCGTCACCCTCACGGATGCCATTCGCGAGTTGAATCTCGACGCCTGCCTCGGCGGTGCCCGGCGCGACGAGGAAAAGGCCCGCGCGAAGGAGCGCGTGTTCTCGCACCGCAATCGCGATGGCCGCTGGGAGCCGCAACATCAGCGCCCGGAGCTCTGGCACCTCGTCAACGGACACAAGGCGCCCGGCGAGCACTTCCGGGTTTTCCCGCTCAGCAATTGGACCGAGCTCGACGTGTGGAGCTACATCCGGCGCGAGAACTTGGCGCTGCCGAGCCTCTATTTCGCGCACGAGCGCCGGGTCGTGAACCGAAGCGGCACGCTGCTGGCGCTGCCGGACGAATCGTGGCTGCAACCGGGCGAAGAGCTGCGCGGCGAGCGCGTGCGTTTCCGCACCATCGGCGACATGACGTGCACCGGCGCCGTGCGTTCCGCGGCGCAGACACTCGACGAAGTGATGGCCGAGGTTGCGGCCGCTCGCCAAACCGAGCGCGCTGCCCGTGCAGACGATCAGCGCTCCGACGCCGCGATGGAGGACCGGAAGCGCGAGGGCTACTTCTGATGGACATCCTGCGTCTCATCACCTGCGGCAACGTGGACGACGGCAAGAGCACGCTGCTCGGCCGCCTCCTGCACGACACCAAGTCGATTTTCGAAGACCAGTGGGCGGCTTTGCAGCGCATCTCGAGCGAGCGCGGCGATAGCGCGGTGAATCTGGCGTTCATCACCGACGGCCTGCGCGCGGAGCGGGCACAAGGCATCACAATCGACGTCGCGCACCGCTATTTTTCCACGCCGCGAAGGAAGTTCATCCTCGCGGATTGCCCGGGCCATCTGGAATTCACGCGCAACATGGTGACCGGCGCCTCCAGCGCGCAGGTCGCGCTGCTCCTGGTGGACGCGCAGCGGGGGATAACGGAGCAGACGCGCCGGCACGCGTTCCTGGTGTCGTTGCTCCGCGTGCGGCACCTCGTCGTTTGCGTGAACAAGATGGACCTCGTGGGCTTCGCCGAAGCGCGGTTTGACGAGATTCGCGACCAGGTCATGGCTTTCGCAGAGCGGTTGGAAGGCGTGGAAGTGCAGTTCATCCCGATCGCCGCCTTGCACGGCGACAACGTCGTCGAGCGGTCGGCGCGGATGCCGTGGTATGCCGGCACGCCGTTGCTGTATGCCTTGGAGAATTTCTATGTCCGCAACGAAGCGAATCTGGTCGATGCGCGGTTCTCGGTGCAGCTCGTGATGGAATCGGCCGGGAAGCGCCTTCTGGCGGGGCGCGTGGCGAGCGGCGTGCTGCGACCAGGCGAGGAGCTTGTTCACTTGCCGTCCGGGCGGCCGCTGAAGATTTGCCGGATCGACGTTGCGGGCGAGGAGACCGCGGAAGCACGTCATCCGATGAGCGTAGCGCTCGAAGTCGACGCGACGTTCGCCATCCAACGCGGCGACATGCTCGCGCGACCGCACAATCATCCCACGCCGGCGACGGAGCTGGACGCGATGGTTTGCTGGCTGGATGAGCGTCCGCTGGAGCTTGGGCGGACTTACCGGATACGGCAGGCGGAGCGCGAGGTTGGGGGAAGCGTGGCGGAGATTCTTTACACGATCGACGTGAACACGCTGCGGCGACAGCCCGCGGCTGACGGCCGGTTGCCGATGAACGCGATCGCGCGCGCGGCGCTGAAAGTGGACGCGGTGATTTTCGCCGACGCCTACCGACGGAACCGGGAGACGGGGAGTCTTCTGATCATCGACCCGGAGACCAACGCCACCGCCGGAGCCGCCATGATCTTGGCACCTTAAGGACGTTGCCGAAGGACGGGCGAAAGGGTTGTGCGTCGGGAGGTTTTCCGAACAAGTCTTATTTGGGACATAATGCTTATTGTGCGACTTTCCACTGAGAAAACAGCCTGTTCCGAGTAGACGCTGATCCGGTCAAGGAGACTCCACTATCGGCGCGAGCGCGTCCGGACTACATCGTCGTCGGTTCGCGTCGGGGCACACCAGCTCCTACGAAATACTTATGACCAGCGAGGTCCAGCGGCTGACTCGCGAGGCCCCTGCCCGGTCGTCACCGTTGCGATCGCCGCGCGTGCCCGCCCGGACAAGTGCGCAAGACCCAAGCGGCTGCGCGTGCCGAAGTCCACTAACCGGCCGATTCAGCGTGCGAGGCCCCAGCGGCGCGTGAGCGGATAATAGATGAACAGCGGTTTGCCGACCACGTCCTTGTCCGGGATAAATCCCCAATAGCGACTGTCCGCGCTGTTCGGCGAGTTGTCGCCTAGCGCCATGAACGAGTTCGCCGGAACCTCAACGACGTTGCCGCTGCCGAGCAGTCCGACGTTCGTGTAGCCCGGATAAAGTCCGCGCTTCTCAGAATTCGCTTTGAATGCATCAGCGCCCGCGATCGGCGCGCCGTTGCGGAAAAGCTGCGCGGCAGGATCGTTCGAATTTTCACCGCCATCGCGGATGAACTTCGGCTCGCGGACCTCGATCTTGTCGCCCGGCGTGCCGACGAGACGCTTGATGTAGTATTGGCGCAGTTGTTCGCCGTTTGGCCCCGTCATCGCGTCGCTGTGGATGTTCTCGGTCTTGAAAACGAAGCCCTGTCCCACTTTCGGCGGGAAGAAGTTGTAGGTGATGCGGTCGACGAAGAGCAGGTCGCCCGTGAGAATGTCGAACGACAGGATCGGTTCGCCGCGCTTCGCCTGCCTGCCCACGGGAATCCAGTATACGCGCTGATCGAAGGTTCGGCCACCCGCGGAGATCGTGAGAATCGAGGATTCCGGCGTCCGCCCGCTGCTCGCCTGCTCGCGGAGCACGCGGGTGAACGGACGATTCTTGCCGCCAAATGCTTCGTCGAGCACGCGTTCGAAACCGAAGTCGACGGGCACCTCGATCTCCGTCGGAGTGCCGTTCACCAGGAACGTGTAGACCCGGTAAGTCGTCGGGAAAAACCCGAGCGCGCGACCGGCGCGCTGCGTCGACACCACGTGGAACTCGCCATCCTGAAACTTCAGCGCCGGGACGAGGATCTCGCCGTCGGCAGGTGCGATTGCCCGGTAGTTCGTCGCGCCAAAGGCGAGCAACCGGCCAACGCGTCCGAGCACGCCGGGCTCCTCGCCCGGTTTAATGAGCTCGTGCGTCATGCCGTAGTAAGTCGGCCACATCGAGTTCGTCGGAATCTTGAACGGCTGCACGAAATACGCGCGCAAACCGAGAATCACGATCGCGGCAACGAGGAAGAACTCGACGTTCTCGACGAGCGACGAGGTCGGATAAATGCGGCCGCCGGTTTGGCGCAGGACATCCTCGAGCTTCTCGATCGCCATCTTGAGCTTCGAGGCGTCGGCCTTGTCCTTTAGGCGCAGCTTGAGGTCGCCCGTCGCGGCGACGAGTTGCTGCACTTGCGCGGGCGGCAACTGGTCGCGGCGGAAGTTGTAGACGCGCTCAGCGACTTCGAGCCAGTTGGCGGCGTGGCGCCGCATCTTTTTTTCTTCGGAGAGGAGAAAGTCGAACACGGCGGAAAGGAAAACGTCTGACTCAGTTGTTGGTTTTTAGAACCTGAATGAAAGCGTCCGGAGGGATCGAGACTTTGCCGATCTGCTTCATCTTCTTCTTACCCTCCTTCTGTTTCTCGAGGAGCTTGCGCTTGCGGGAGATGTCGCCGCCGTAGCATTTCGCTGTGACGTCCTTGCGCATCTCGCGAACGTTGTCGCGGGCGATGATCTTGCCGCCGATGGCGGCTTGCACCGCGATCTTGAACATCTGCGGCGGAATGATCTCGGCGAGTTTCTCGCAGAGCGCGCGGCCCTGCATCTCAGCTTTCGAGCGGTGCACGATGCTCGCGAAGGCGTCGACGGGATCGCCGTTCACGAGGATATCCATCTTCACGAGGTCGGAGGCGCGGTATTCGCCGAGCTCGTAGTCCATCGAGCCGTAGCCGCGCGTGATGCTCTTCAGGCGATCGTTGAAATCGACGAGGATTTCGTTGAGCGGCAGCACGCAGGTCAGCATGACGCGCGCGCCGTCGAGCGTGTCGGTGTGATCGAGCGAGCCGCGCTTTTCCATGATGAGGTTCATGATGTCGCCCATGAACTCGTTCGGGATATGGATCTGCGCCTTGATGGTCGGCTCGGCGATTTCGAGGATCGAGGCCGGGTCCGGCAAATCGACGGGATTGTCGACTTCGATCGTCTCCTTGGCGTGATTCGTCACCTTGTAGACGACGCTCGGATACGTAGAGATGATATCGACGTCGTATTCGCGGCGGATGCGCTCCTGGATGACTTCCATGTGGAGCAGGCCGAGGAAGCCCGCGCGAAAACCGAAGCCGAGCGCGACGGACGATTCCGTTTGGTAGACGAGCGCCGAGTCGTTGAGTCGGAGTTTGCCGAGCGCGACCTTGAGTTTCTCGTAGTCGTCGGACTCGAGCGGATATAGGCCGCAATAGACCATCGGACGCACTTCCTTGTAGCCGGGCAGCATCTCGGCCGCGGGCTTGTTGGCATGCGTGACGGTGTCGCCGATCTTGATCTCGTCGGTGCTCTTGATGTTCGAGACGATGTAGCCGACGTCGCCGGGGCCGAGTTCGTTCACCTTCTCCATCGCCGGGCGGAACACGCCCACTTCCTTCACTTCGGAGCGCTGGCCGGTGCTCATCAGCATCATCATTTCGCCGGCCTTGACGGTGCCGGAAAAGACGCGGGCGTAGGAAATGACGCCGCGGTAGGAATCATATTTCGAGTCGAAAACCAGCGCGCGCAACTCCGCGCAATCGGTCCAACGCGGCGGCGGGATGCGAGTGACGACGGCTTCGAGAATGTCCTGGATGCCGATGCCGGCCTTGCCGCTGGCGAGGATGGCTTCCTCGCCCGGAATCGTGAGGATGTCCTCGAGCTGCTTGATGCAGAGCTCGAGGTTGGCGCTCGGCAGGTCGATCTTGTTGATGACCGGAATGACCTTGAGGCCTTGGTTGAACGCCAGGTGCGCATTCGCGACCGTCTGCGCTTCGACGCCTTGGGCAGCGTCGATGAGCAACAGCGCGCCTTCGCACGCCGCGAGGGAGCGCGACACCTCATAGGAGAAGTCGACGTGTCCGGGCGTGTCCGTGAGGTGCAGCTTGTAGATTTTGCCGTCCTTCGCCGGGTAGTGCATCACGACCGGGTGCATCTTGATCGTGATGCCCCGCTCCTTCTCGAGATCCATCGCGTCGAGGTGCTGATCGGTCAGCACGCGCTGCGACACGGTGTTGGTGTATTCGAGCAGGCGGTCGGACAGCGTCGTCTTGCCGTGATCGACGTGTGCGATGATGCAGAAGTTTCTGGTGAG
Coding sequences within it:
- a CDS encoding beta-hydroxyacyl-ACP dehydratase, with the protein product MNEVEQLIPHRPPFLFVDAIVSHDGETIVTRRTWRAEEDFYKGHYPGAPITPGVLLSEAVFQSGACLMAKLMAGSAGQGGGVPLLTKVSDIRFRLPVYPGDTVTIEVKRKETAGEFHFLTGLMKSADGKKIMNVDFAVAWKKPEGQVTTA
- a CDS encoding NAD(P)/FAD-dependent oxidoreductase, which gives rise to MAYDWLKGTHDHYDVIVIGSGLGGLTGANVLAKCGHKVLLLEHHYQLGGLATWFTRKGGHIFDISLHGFPHGMIKSCRKYWSQDIADAIVQLKGVRFINPQFQIDTTFDRDDFTRQLIETFKIPAETVERFFTDLRAMNFYDNSTETTGEMFERYFPGRDDVKRLLMEPIAYANGSTMNDPAITFGIVFSNFMSKGVFTFQGGTNVLIKRMAEELKKNGVEIRKHVLVEKILTEEVDGRKRVCGVVANGKTIRCGAVLSNSNVKNTVLRMAGEENFTPEFVAATKAVRVNSSSCQVYLGIKKGETLPHIGDLVFTSDEPKFSSEALVGLHTTSRTFSMYYPDTRPGTDRYTVVVSINAKYQDWAALSDDDYAKHKERLIEESITSLERFIPDIRGKIEWKEAATPRTVEYYTKHWHGTSFGTKFEGLKISMDLPTQLPGLYHAGSVGIIMSGWLGTINYGVIVANQIDKALAAAKRTAA
- the cysC gene encoding adenylyl-sulfate kinase — encoded protein: MANAAPHRPTGTGHVFWLFGLSGAGKSTLAHALANDLRQGGRSVLELDGDRLRSGLCRGLGFSTEERAENLRRAAEVAKLGLDSGLCVVAAFITPLNENRALVASIVGRDALSFVFVDAPLDVCRQRDVKHLYAAAARGDVQKFTGVSAAFEPSPDADLQVPSAQESVAESSARLRAFAWDKLTGAR
- a CDS encoding NAD(P)/FAD-dependent oxidoreductase; amino-acid sequence: MHTSSHYDAVIIGAGMSGLAAGIRLAHFGKKVCIFERHNAPGGLNGFYSIAGRKFDVGLHAMTNFVPPGVKGTPLTKLLRQLRIDRDEFALCPQKQSKIAFGPRGETALRFTNDFAVLDAEVREKFPHEAEGWSRLVQLVRTYDDVSLDAQPRSAREVVAQHLRDPLLTDMIFCPVMYYGSAQERDMEFGQFVIMFKALYLEGFARPLDGVRVIIRVLLEKFRQAGGERRMKCGVARIVERDGRAATLILDDGSEITADHVISSAGFAETMRLCEPARTAEAAANTGQLSYAETISVFQSAPATWGWGADTIIFFNDSPRFAYERASEPVDLRSGVICFPNNFAYPDGADLPEGLVRVTCLANFDRWANLPEEAYQAGKRRWFDAIQRSARRFLPPVDDAALAAQLVTTDMFTPRTVKKFTGHLNGAIYGAPQKIRDGRTHLRNLYLCGTDQGFLGIIGAMLSGISMANYHVLQGSAK
- a CDS encoding SDR family oxidoreductase; this translates as MSDFLQVAGKTFLVQGVANKKSVAWLIAKSLEEQGARVVYAVRSEARRKSLEALLADRPVFVCDVEQEGAGEKLAADVAAAGFAPLHGLVHSIAFANYSEGFKTFAETKRGDFLQATAISAFSLVELTRAFKPHLARDASVVTIGISSLLVTPDNYGYMGPIKAALESCARFLAKSLSADTAIRVNVLGSGPLKTSASAGIPGYLESYLYAEKMTFRKRALETQEVANAALFLLSPRSSGVNGTTLVVDGGLGSNYFDKDIIHLAMRPEAPKA
- a CDS encoding sulfate adenylyltransferase → MDILRLITCGNVDDGKSTLLGRLLHDTKSIFEDQWAALQRISSERGDSAVNLAFITDGLRAERAQGITIDVAHRYFSTPRRKFILADCPGHLEFTRNMVTGASSAQVALLLVDAQRGITEQTRRHAFLVSLLRVRHLVVCVNKMDLVGFAEARFDEIRDQVMAFAERLEGVEVQFIPIAALHGDNVVERSARMPWYAGTPLLYALENFYVRNEANLVDARFSVQLVMESAGKRLLAGRVASGVLRPGEELVHLPSGRPLKICRIDVAGEETAEARHPMSVALEVDATFAIQRGDMLARPHNHPTPATELDAMVCWLDERPLELGRTYRIRQAEREVGGSVAEILYTIDVNTLRRQPAADGRLPMNAIARAALKVDAVIFADAYRRNRETGSLLIIDPETNATAGAAMILAP
- a CDS encoding alpha/beta fold hydrolase translates to MTPAAQLPDWLRKLYPFTPQRFATPAGELSYVDEGPRSDEAVVMVHGNPTWSFFYRDVVLALRGRMRCIVPDHLGCGLSDKPQQWDYTLPNHVANLRALLDSLQFRKIHLVVHDWGGPIGLGALLPQPEKLGGVAILNTAAFADTVVPLRIRLCRAPLLGELIVRGGNGFAWPATWMAVSQPLPGDVKRGFLFPYDSWANRIATHRFVVDIPSGRGTASDRALAEIESRLPLLRERDVAVLWGADDFCFNRHYFRRWRELLPDAQHELLEGVGHYLIEDGGSRVVQSIAAHVTGDAGNRRV
- a CDS encoding 3-oxoacyl-ACP synthase III; amino-acid sequence: MKFAHACIESIAAVEPGEVWSSAAIEAQLKPMYERLRLPEGRLELMSGIRERRMWAAGTRPSDASAAAGRKLLGISRIPAAKLQVLMHSAVCRDMLEPATATFVHHKMGLGGGMQVFDVSNACLGFLNGLVLLGGMIDAGQIRAGIVVSGENGRPLVERTIQHLLGANLDRNAIKPFFANLTIGSAAVAAVVCHEDELPAGAPRHRLVAGAALADTSHSDLCQGDSAGDGLSMETDSEQLLIAGIDVARRTWADFKGESGWDEATPDRFICHQVGSAHRRKLYETLGLDLAKDFSSFETLGNTGSAALPTTLARAVEQGAVRDGQKVALLGIGSGINSLMLALEW
- a CDS encoding sulfate adenylyltransferase subunit 2 encodes the protein MAMRSLDHLELLEHEAIYIVREAVALFPRLALLFSGGKDSLVLAHVARKALAPLQPQFPLLHIDTGHNFPETLEFRDAYVRQTGWRLEVRSVEASIAAGRVQADPAPHASRNHLQSVTLTDAIRELNLDACLGGARRDEEKARAKERVFSHRNRDGRWEPQHQRPELWHLVNGHKAPGEHFRVFPLSNWTELDVWSYIRRENLALPSLYFAHERRVVNRSGTLLALPDESWLQPGEELRGERVRFRTIGDMTCTGAVRSAAQTLDEVMAEVAAARQTERAARADDQRSDAAMEDRKREGYF